One genomic segment of bacterium includes these proteins:
- a CDS encoding tetratricopeptide repeat protein has translation MNYFTKPLASAILFILFSSSIILQAQEITDEQKTEAVNNISQLLIDHYVFPDVGKNCGDHLKARLEEGIFDNISDKKEFSEMLTKELQSVSKDKHMRVRPEGGMMVMDESGDQLFQQFKFKMFNRENNFGFKKVEMLDGGIGYIDLRGFSQAPEAFGVAVTSMKFISNSSAVIFDLRKNNGGSPEMIKFILSYFFDKPTHLNDLYWRDQDRTEEFWTNEKIEGKRMSDIPVYVLTSNKTFSGGEEFAYNVQTQKRGTIIGEVTGGGANPGGMFPAGNGLAVFIPTGRAINPITKTNWEGVGVKPDIEVPADDALDKALELAKPEAENYKQRILSDAENNFIEFRNGLEKAEELYKTDNIAAKEQVYNALDILLKNNLAGEIDFNFLGYQYLGEKKYDIAVAIFSFNAEKFPGSSNVWDSLGEAYMNSGNSELAVKNYEKSLQLDPGNDNAKQMIAKMKNDN, from the coding sequence ATGAATTACTTCACAAAACCATTAGCGTCCGCTATTCTTTTTATACTTTTTTCTTCTTCAATCATTCTGCAAGCACAGGAAATCACCGACGAACAAAAGACAGAAGCTGTTAATAATATTTCACAACTATTAATTGATCATTATGTGTTCCCGGATGTGGGAAAAAATTGTGGCGATCATCTTAAAGCCCGGTTGGAAGAAGGCATCTTTGATAATATCTCAGATAAAAAAGAATTTTCGGAAATGCTGACTAAAGAACTGCAAAGCGTAAGTAAGGATAAGCATATGAGAGTAAGACCCGAAGGCGGGATGATGGTAATGGATGAATCCGGAGATCAGCTTTTTCAGCAGTTTAAGTTCAAAATGTTTAATCGGGAAAATAATTTTGGTTTCAAAAAAGTTGAAATGCTTGATGGCGGTATTGGCTACATAGATTTAAGAGGATTTTCCCAAGCACCCGAAGCGTTTGGTGTTGCTGTTACTTCAATGAAATTCATTTCAAATTCCAGTGCGGTGATTTTCGATTTAAGAAAAAATAATGGCGGAAGCCCGGAGATGATAAAATTTATTCTCAGCTATTTCTTCGATAAGCCGACTCACCTGAACGATTTATACTGGAGGGATCAGGATAGAACGGAAGAATTCTGGACGAATGAAAAAATTGAAGGCAAAAGAATGTCCGATATTCCCGTCTATGTTCTTACAAGCAATAAAACTTTTTCCGGAGGAGAGGAGTTTGCATATAATGTCCAGACACAGAAACGCGGAACTATCATCGGCGAAGTTACGGGCGGAGGAGCTAATCCCGGTGGAATGTTTCCTGCAGGAAACGGGCTTGCTGTTTTTATTCCTACGGGGAGAGCAATCAATCCAATTACAAAAACTAATTGGGAGGGTGTTGGCGTAAAACCGGATATTGAAGTACCCGCAGATGATGCGTTGGATAAGGCGTTAGAGCTGGCTAAACCGGAAGCGGAAAATTATAAGCAGAGAATTCTTTCAGACGCAGAGAATAATTTCATCGAATTCAGGAACGGGCTTGAGAAAGCAGAAGAGCTTTATAAGACCGATAATATCGCGGCCAAGGAACAGGTTTACAATGCGCTGGATATATTGTTAAAGAATAACCTTGCCGGCGAAATAGATTTTAATTTTCTGGGTTATCAGTATCTTGGTGAAAAAAAATACGATATCGCAGTTGCCATTTTCTCCTTTAATGCAGAAAAATTTCCTGGATCTTCGAATGTGTGGGATAGTCTCGGAGAAGCATATATGAACAGCGGCAATAGCGAACTTGCTGTAAAGAACTATGAAAAATCTCTTCAGCTTGATCCCGGGAATGATAATGCAAAGCAAATGATTGCAAAAATGAAAAATGATAACTGA
- a CDS encoding energy transducer TonB has translation MNKIFLCFIVLNCPITIFCQPEIPTRATDDTTYFIAVEVMPEPIGGITEISSRLYYTKEAQKNNIEGKVYVLAYVNEEGAVDSTKILQGLGYGLDEIAGDAVLQTKFTKAKQDGVPVKVEVAIPIIFKLD, from the coding sequence ATGAATAAAATATTCTTGTGTTTTATAGTCTTGAATTGCCCAATAACAATCTTTTGCCAGCCGGAAATTCCTACGCGTGCAACAGATGATACAACCTACTTTATAGCAGTCGAAGTAATGCCAGAACCAATCGGCGGCATTACGGAAATATCGTCCAGGCTTTATTATACTAAAGAAGCACAGAAGAATAATATCGAGGGGAAGGTATATGTGCTTGCATATGTAAATGAAGAAGGCGCTGTCGACAGCACAAAGATTTTGCAGGGACTTGGTTACGGATTAGATGAAATTGCTGGTGATGCTGTACTTCAGACTAAATTTACAAAAGCAAAACAAGATGGTGTTCCTGTCAAAGTTGAGGTTGCAATACCTATAATCTTTAAACTGGACTGA
- the amrB gene encoding AmmeMemoRadiSam system protein B produces MKELIKLSSLPVLILLSIGSIYPQEIRPVRDDVGYCWQGDQFNLFIKWLDKNCPDEKIESKNLIAGISPHDDYLYAGKIYYPLYKLIKAKEVVIFGVTHGTVRKEIGDPKNIIIFDDFDKWKGPYKDVAISSLRDKLIQKLDSQNYMVSNKAHSLEHSIEGLIPFLQHYNIDVKITPIMITAMSFDKMDSLSAQVAEVILDYVKENNLKLNEDIFFLISNDANHYGEDFDNHPYGMNEMAHNVATANDQRIIGQNINGVVAKEKLKTLSNELWPEAGYSKDCPLWCGKYSVVFGLLTVNKVVNKSGKILLGELFKYSDTWTEGVLPVKGTKMGITAPFSLKHWVGFFSAGFYIQ; encoded by the coding sequence ATGAAAGAACTTATAAAACTTTCTTCTCTACCCGTGCTCATTTTGTTGAGCATAGGTTCAATCTATCCGCAGGAAATCCGCCCGGTCCGTGATGATGTAGGTTATTGCTGGCAAGGCGATCAATTCAACTTGTTCATTAAATGGTTAGATAAAAATTGTCCGGACGAAAAGATTGAGTCCAAAAATCTGATAGCTGGAATCTCCCCGCACGACGATTACCTTTACGCGGGGAAAATTTATTATCCGCTTTATAAACTTATTAAAGCTAAAGAGGTTGTGATCTTTGGTGTTACTCATGGTACAGTACGAAAAGAAATTGGTGACCCGAAGAACATTATTATTTTTGATGATTTTGACAAATGGAAGGGGCCGTATAAGGATGTGGCAATCTCTTCATTAAGGGATAAATTAATTCAGAAGCTGGATTCACAAAATTATATGGTAAGTAATAAAGCGCACAGTTTAGAACATTCAATAGAGGGACTGATTCCATTCCTTCAGCATTACAATATTGATGTGAAAATAACCCCGATAATGATAACGGCAATGTCATTTGACAAAATGGATTCATTAAGTGCACAGGTTGCAGAAGTAATTTTGGATTATGTAAAAGAGAATAATTTAAAATTGAACGAAGATATTTTCTTCCTGATATCAAACGACGCTAACCATTACGGTGAGGATTTTGACAATCATCCCTATGGAATGAATGAAATGGCTCACAACGTTGCCACCGCTAATGATCAAAGAATTATCGGACAGAATATTAATGGAGTTGTGGCTAAAGAAAAATTAAAAACTCTTTCAAATGAACTCTGGCCAGAAGCTGGTTACAGTAAAGACTGTCCTCTCTGGTGCGGAAAATATTCAGTTGTGTTTGGTTTGCTTACAGTTAACAAGGTTGTAAACAAATCCGGCAAAATACTGCTGGGTGAATTGTTTAAGTATTCAGATACCTGGACCGAAGGTGTGCTTCCCGTTAAAGGAACAAAGATGGGAATAACCGCTCCTTTCTCACTAAAGCATTGGGTAGGATTTTTCTCTGCCGGGTTTTATATACAATGA
- a CDS encoding cupin domain-containing protein: MFYKKNLSNYRQPLDGVTYKALTYGAKTLLSEFHLQKGYSIPIHKHPHEQTGYLVSGRMTFTLDGKDYEAEAGDSWNIPGNVEHGVIVHEDSVVIEVFSPVREDYLP; encoded by the coding sequence ATGTTCTACAAAAAAAATTTAAGCAATTACAGACAGCCGCTTGACGGTGTTACATACAAGGCACTTACATACGGAGCCAAAACTTTGCTCAGCGAGTTCCATCTTCAAAAAGGTTATTCAATCCCTATTCACAAACATCCGCACGAACAAACAGGTTACCTGGTTTCCGGAAGAATGACTTTTACACTTGATGGTAAAGACTACGAAGCTGAGGCAGGAGACAGCTGGAATATCCCCGGCAATGTTGAGCATGGTGTAATTGTACACGAAGACTCGGTTGTCATCGAAGTTTTCTCTCCTGTGAGAGAAGATTATTTACCTTAA